The Saliniradius amylolyticus DNA segment GCCCATCGTTTCTCCTTAAACTGTTATCGCTCCCAGACCTTCAGTATGGGTAATGCTTTATACTACGCTAGCATGTTTCGCTTGTCGGCTACCATCAACTGGCTGTGATCATCACGCCGAGCGTGCCTATGTAAACCAGCAAAACTGACGCACTTTCAAAGCCGATTCGGCCAATGCCATAGGTTTCGCGCCGTAACATACCCAGTAACAAGATGGCCGTCATCAGAATACTCACCAATCCCCAGGTCATCTGAACCGACGCCATATCGTGATAAATAGCTCCCCCGCTATAGCCAATATCCGCCGCAGCAATGACCAGCATATTGAAGCAATTGGTACCAAAGATATTACTGACCGCCAGTGTCAGCGCGCCCAGACGTATGGCCGCAATGGTGGTGACCAGTTCCGGAGTCGAGGTCGCTATGGCGGTCAATATGCCCCCCACCAGCGTATCGGACACTCCGCCCTGATCGGCGATGTGTTTGGCCGCTTCCATCAACACCCAGCCTGCCACACCGGTTATCAGCGCCATAGTGATAAACCCGATCCAGACCGTCATGGTTTGTCCACGAGGACGTTTTTCCGGTTTGTCGGCAACGGTTTGATGTGTCATTCGTGGAAACCACATGGGCTTCTCGCGGCTATGGTGGACCAGGCGAAGACCAAACAGATAGGCTCCGACAATAACCGG contains these protein-coding regions:
- a CDS encoding sodium:calcium antiporter, giving the protein MFSSLVYSIAAFSAAALVIVVAGSLLAKWADTLADRTGLGEALFGVLLLAGITSLPDFAATLSAAMDARPDLAMSNVMGSMAVNLVFLGIADIVYRRANLEHAAASDVNLLLAALLIVLLTLPILAIVTPMPAQWVVHPVTPVIVGAYLFGLRLVHHSREKPMWFPRMTHQTVADKPEKRPRGQTMTVWIGFITMALITGVAGWVLMEAAKHIADQGGVSDTLVGGILTAIATSTPELVTTIAAIRLGALTLAVSNIFGTNCFNMLVIAAADIGYSGGAIYHDMASVQMTWGLVSILMTAILLLGMLRRETYGIGRIGFESASVLLVYIGTLGVMITAS